The genomic segment CCCGGACCTCGACGTCGACGCGGACTCCGTGCTGGTGTTGCGCGGCTGTGGTCCGAAGGGTTATCCCGGCATGCCCGAGGTGTCGAACATGCCCCTGCCGACGAAGCTGCTCGAACAGGGCGTCCGGGACATGGTCCGGATCTGCGACGGCCGGATGAGCGGCACCGCCTACGGCACCGTCGTCCTGCACGTGACGCCGGAGGCCGCGGCAGGTGGCCCGCTCGCCCTGGTGCGGACCGGCGACCCGATCGTGCTCGACGTCGAGGCGCGGCGCATCGACATCGACATCCCGGCCGACGAACTCGCCAGCCGGACCCCGAACGCCGCCACCCTCGCCGGCTTCGCAGCCCCCCGGCGAGGCTGGGAACGGCTCTACGTCGACCACGTACAACAAGCCGACACCGGCGCCGACCTGGACTTCCTCACCGGCTCCAGCGGATCCGCGGTAAGCCGAGAATCCCACTGATCCCGCCGGTGCCCGGCTTCACGACACTCACATGACCCAGCGGCGGAAGCCGCCTTCGGTGTTGAGGGTTTGGCCGGTGATCCACTGGCTGTCGTCGGAGGCGAGCCAGCGGATGAGGCGGGCGACGTCGTCCGGGCGGCCCCAGCGGCCGGCCGGCAGGGCGCGGCCGACCCGCTCGGTGAGCTCCGGGGTGGCCCACCCGGTGTCGACCGGGCCGGGGTTGACCGTGTTGACGGTGATCCCCCGGTCGATCAGCGCGTCGGCCAGGGTGAGCGTCATCTGCTGGATCGCGCCCTTGCTGACCGCGTACGGCACCTCCTGGCTCATCGGCGCCAGGTGCTGGCCCGAGGTGAACAGGATGAGCCGCCCGCCGGGGCGGGCGTCGTCGTGCGCGGTGGCGAACGCCTGCGCCAGCAACACGCTCGCCCGGGCGTTCACCGCCCAGGTCAGGTCCAGTTCGGCCGCCGTGACTTCCGCGAGGGTCTGGGTCGAACTGCGTGCGTGGTTGGCGACCACCACGTCGACCGCGCCGAACGCCTCCACGGCACGGGCGATCACCTGCCCGGGTGCCTGGGCGTCCGCGAAATCGGCGGCGACGTGCTGCAGCCGCCTGCTCTCGCCACCCAGCGCCTCCACGATCCCGGCGTCTCCGACGGGGTCTGCGCCCCATGGCTGGCCGGCGTCATGGGGCGACCACGAGTGCACCAGCACCGACGCCCCGGCCGCCAGCAGCTCCTCCGCCACCGCGAAACCGATCCCGGCCCGGCGGCTGACACCGGTCACCACCGCGACCCGGCCTTCCAGAGACCCAACTCCGCTCACCACGCCCTGCACGGTAAACACCGAGCGCGATTGGCCTCAACCGCGTTTCCCGGCGCTGCGCGAATCCTCAGCCTCGGGGGTGCTCGCCCTGGTGCCGGACTCGGCGGGGCGGCGTTCGCCCCAGAGGACGAGGATGACGGCGACGATGATGAGTGCGCCGCCGCCCAGGATGCCGGGGGTGAGGTGTTCGTCCAGGATCAGCCAGCCGAGTACCAGTGCGATGGCCGGGTTGACGTAGGCGTACGTCGTGGCCACCGAGACCGGGGCGTGGGTCAGCAGCCAGATCAGCGAGCCGAACGCGAGGATCGAGCCGGGTCCGATGAGGTAGAGCAGTGCCCACCAGGAGGCACCGGACCAGCTCGCCGGGTTCGGGTCCTCACCGGCGAGCAGGCCGACGACGATCAGCAGGGGGCCGGCCACCAGCATCTGCACCCCGGCGGACAGCAGCGCGTTGCCGGGCAATCGAACGCGCGGCGTGAAGAAGGAGCCGATCGCTTCGGCGATCGCGGCCGCCAGCACGATCACCAGGCCGGTGAAGGCCACCGGTCCGCCCCACCCGGACGGCGCCAGCAGGATCGCCACCCCGCTGAACCCGGCGAGCAGGCCCAGCAGCACCACCGGCCGGGGGCGTTCCCTGGCGAGCAGCCGGAACACCGCCACCCACAGCGGCATCGAGGCGATCACGAGCGCGGCCACGCCGGAGGGCACGGTGCGCTCCCCCAGCGTGAGCAGGCCGAGCCCGCCGCCGATGATCAGCACCCCGATCACCGCGGCCCCCCGCAACTCCTGCCGGCTCACCGGGAACCAGCGGCGGGTGCGCGCCACGCACCACCCGTGGAGCAGCACCCCGGCGACCAGGAAGCGGATCCCGGCACCGGACAGCGGCGGGATCGTCTCCACCATGACCCGGATGGCCAGGTAGGTCGAGCCCCACACCACGTAGAGCACCAGCAGGTTGGCCCCGATCAGCCAGCTGGGACGGGCGTCGCCGGTCACTCACACCTCCAGGTCACGGGCGATCGCGCGCAGCAGCAGAGGGCGGGCGGTGCTCAGGTAGAAGTGGTCACCGGGGAGCAGGCGCCGCCGGA from the Amycolatopsis magusensis genome contains:
- a CDS encoding SDR family oxidoreductase, which translates into the protein MVSGVGSLEGRVAVVTGVSRRAGIGFAVAEELLAAGASVLVHSWSPHDAGQPWGADPVGDAGIVEALGGESRRLQHVAADFADAQAPGQVIARAVEAFGAVDVVVANHARSSTQTLAEVTAAELDLTWAVNARASVLLAQAFATAHDDARPGGRLILFTSGQHLAPMSQEVPYAVSKGAIQQMTLTLADALIDRGITVNTVNPGPVDTGWATPELTERVGRALPAGRWGRPDDVARLIRWLASDDSQWITGQTLNTEGGFRRWVM
- a CDS encoding EamA family transporter yields the protein MTGDARPSWLIGANLLVLYVVWGSTYLAIRVMVETIPPLSGAGIRFLVAGVLLHGWCVARTRRWFPVSRQELRGAAVIGVLIIGGGLGLLTLGERTVPSGVAALVIASMPLWVAVFRLLARERPRPVVLLGLLAGFSGVAILLAPSGWGGPVAFTGLVIVLAAAIAEAIGSFFTPRVRLPGNALLSAGVQMLVAGPLLIVVGLLAGEDPNPASWSGASWWALLYLIGPGSILAFGSLIWLLTHAPVSVATTYAYVNPAIALVLGWLILDEHLTPGILGGGALIIVAVILVLWGERRPAESGTRASTPEAEDSRSAGKRG